A genomic segment from Paramixta manurensis encodes:
- the glnK gene encoding P-II family nitrogen regulator: protein MKLVTVVIKPFKLEDVREALSSIGIQGLTVTEVKGFGRQKGHAELYRGAEYSVNFLPKVKIDIAIADDQLDEVIDVISKAAYTGKIGDGKIFVAELQRVIRIRTGETDEAAL from the coding sequence ATGAAGCTGGTTACCGTGGTAATCAAACCGTTCAAACTTGAGGACGTGCGTGAGGCGCTCTCCTCTATCGGTATTCAGGGGCTAACCGTCACCGAGGTGAAGGGGTTTGGTCGCCAGAAGGGCCATGCGGAGTTGTACCGTGGCGCTGAATACAGCGTGAATTTCCTGCCAAAAGTAAAAATTGATATTGCGATTGCCGACGATCAGCTTGATGAAGTGATCGATGTCATTAGCAAAGCTGCCTACACCGGCAAAATTGGCGACGGTAAGATCTTTGTTGCTGAACTGCAACGAGTCATCCGTATTCGTACCGGCGAAACCGACGAAGCAGCGCTTTAA